The genomic window TAAACCGAGTCAAGACCTCCTTGAGGACGGAACCGAGGTTCGCCCCTATTTGAGGAGTTCGGGGGTCGAAGCGGTATGGAAAAGCATATGAATTGGGGTCATTGTTGAACATAAAATCCGGGTAGATGCCGTGGTGAAGGAAATCGATCATCAGGTTGTTGTCGCCCGGCTTGTCTTGCACGGACATGTTGCGGGTGAGCCACGGCGAGAGTGCGAGCATGCACCCCAGGAGCAGAAACGCACCGAGTTTGAGTCCTTTTGCGCGTCCGAAATCACGGATGAGGGGAATGAACATGGCTACGGGCAGATACTGAAGAACCGGGCGCACCAGGGAGGCAAGTCCCATCGATAGCCCCGTGAGCCCGGCGCGCAATGGAGAAGGACTTTTCGGGAGCAGGCTCGAAGCCCAGGCGGACAGCACGAGCAGGAAACAGAAGAGACTTTCCGACAGGATATAACTGTTGCCGACGATGAGATGCGGGCTCAGCGCGGTCAGCAGCGTGGCGACCAACGATGCAGGGCGGGGGAGGAATTTGAGGAAGAAGAAGAACGCGATCAGGATGGTCAGCGTGCTCAGAACGGCCTGGGTCAACACAATCTTGCCGAGCATTGCATGGGTGGGCGGACTGTCCACGAACGGCAGGAGAAAAAGGGGGTATCCCGGTGAACGCACTGCGTCCGGGGAAGCGGGGGCCCCGATGTCGGATAGAACCAGGCCTTCGCGGGAATATGTGCCTTTGTGGCGCAGATTGTACGCGTAACAGAAATAGTCCAGGGCATCCGATCGCAAAGGTTTGGTGACCTTGGTTTCCGAAACCGATTCGCACCTCATGTAAAATCCCAGTGCGGTGATCAGAACCAGGGCGATCAAACAGGCCGGACCCAATTTCTTGATCATTTGGTTAATCCTCTTGCGTTTCAGAACGGGGACGGAGATATTGGCGCAACCGGGCATCGGTTGAGCGGGTCTCGGACAACCGAGGCAGACTACAGCAACCATTCAGGGGAAACAAGCATTGGATCAGCCGCCGACGGAGGGTTTCCCCCAAGCTTTGGAGAAGCGCATCATGGGCAATGACAGCGTGTCCCGAGCCTGGACATCCACGCAAGGCTCCACCTCGCTGGGCCGACCGGTCAGGCTTACCCTGGTGATTCCTTGCTACAACGAGGAAAAGACGCTCGAAAAGTGCGTGCAAAGAGTCCTCCGGATCCGGGACGAGGAATTGACCCTGGAAATCATCATCGTGGACGACCATTCTCAGGATGACAGTCCTTCCATCGCTTTGTCACTAGCAAAACGCATACCAGAAATCGCCGTCGTTTGTCATGATCGAAACATGGGGAAGGGAGCGGCACTGCGGACAGGATTTCAAAAAGCGACCGGCGATTATGTCGCCGTTCAGGACGCCGATCTCGAATATGACCCGTGGGACCTGAAGAAGCTGCTGGTTCCCCTGGTAAACGATGAGGCGGACGTCGTTCTGGGGTCGCGCTTCCTGACCGCCGGCCCCCACCGCGTGCTCTACTTCTGGCATTCCCTGGGAAACAAGTTCCTCACCCTGCTTTCCAACATGTTCTCCGACCTGAACCTCACCGACATGGAAACCTGCTACAAGGTATTCAGGAGAGAGTTCATCCAGGACATCACGATCGAGGAAAACCGGTTCGGAGTCGAACCCGAGCTCGTTGCCAAGATGGCTGCGAAACGCGTGCGCATTTTCGAGATGGGCATTTCCTACTACGGCCGCACCTATGAGGAAGGAAAAAAAATAAAGGCAAAAGACGGGCTCCGGGCTTTTTACTGCATCTTTCACTACAATGCCCCCACCGCGCCGATGCCCATTCAATTCCTCATCTACCTGCTGATCGGTGGGCTGTCCGCGCTCTTCAACCTTTTTCTATTCCTCGGAACCCTGGCCTTGGGCTGGACCGCTCCGTTGTCCGCCGCAACCGCATACGTCGCCGCCGCCGGTATGAATTATCTGCTTTGCATCGCGCTTCTTTTCAGGCACAAGGCAAGGTGGAACTCCCTGATGGAGTTGGCGGTCTATTGCCTGATCGTCATCCTGGTCGGCGTGCTGGACGTGGGGCTGACCCACGTGCTGCTGCTGTCGGGTATGGCGCCGTGGTTGGCGAAATCGGCCGCCTCGGTGGCGGGATTGATACTGAACTTCCTGGGCAGGAAATACTTCGTGTTCCCTCAGCCTTCGGCGGGGCCGTGGAAGTCCCGGCCGGGACCCGGTGGGTGAGCGGAGGCCTGCCGACGGATGCCCGTCCCCGGGCGGGCGGATGCCGAGTCACGCCCGATGGCTTGAAACGCGTTCTTGCGCCCCTGGCGAGCAAGCGATGCCAAAGCGATGCTTTCCCGTTTCGTTTCGAAGCTGAAATTCCTGTCGGTTCTCGTCTGTATTGCCTGTTTCTGTTATATCGCATGGCAGTCGCGTTCGCTGATCCTGTCGGTTCTTCGGAACGCTCATCTCGGCTATCTTCTTGCCGCCGTTTGCGTCTGGAGTCTCTCTCACCTGACGGCTCCCCTCGGTGTTTCCATGATCTACCGAAGCCTGGGACGAACGGTCCCCTACCGCTTTGCCCTGGGCACTCATCTCGGTCTCCTGCCCGCCCGCTATCTGCCCGGCGGGATATGGCACACGGTCGGGCGCGGTATCCGGTATCATCGGTACGGCATCGATTCCTCCCTGGTGACGGTGGGCATTTTCCTGGAAACGGCCTTCGACCTGGGAATGGCGTTTATTCTGGGAGGAGGGTGTATCTGGGCCCTTCGCGGCACCGGCGGGT from Syntrophobacter fumaroxidans MPOB includes these protein-coding regions:
- a CDS encoding glycosyltransferase family 39 protein, which produces MIKKLGPACLIALVLITALGFYMRCESVSETKVTKPLRSDALDYFCYAYNLRHKGTYSREGLVLSDIGAPASPDAVRSPGYPLFLLPFVDSPPTHAMLGKIVLTQAVLSTLTILIAFFFFLKFLPRPASLVATLLTALSPHLIVGNSYILSESLFCFLLVLSAWASSLLPKSPSPLRAGLTGLSMGLASLVRPVLQYLPVAMFIPLIRDFGRAKGLKLGAFLLLGCMLALSPWLTRNMSVQDKPGDNNLMIDFLHHGIYPDFMFNNDPNSYAFPYRFDPRTPQIGANLGSVLKEVLTRFIDQPAPHLKWFLVGKPVEFWSWNTVQGVGDAFIYPISSTPYTNRRLFAWTHSCMYYLHWPLVALCLLGSLLAWHSSAMRVFEPATAGVTRLASCYVLYFTLVHMIGAPFPRYAFPLRPFQFGMAVFTVVLIHRHARNRFRRSAHGVSAAS
- a CDS encoding bifunctional glycosyltransferase family 2/GtrA family protein, with product MGNDSVSRAWTSTQGSTSLGRPVRLTLVIPCYNEEKTLEKCVQRVLRIRDEELTLEIIIVDDHSQDDSPSIALSLAKRIPEIAVVCHDRNMGKGAALRTGFQKATGDYVAVQDADLEYDPWDLKKLLVPLVNDEADVVLGSRFLTAGPHRVLYFWHSLGNKFLTLLSNMFSDLNLTDMETCYKVFRREFIQDITIEENRFGVEPELVAKMAAKRVRIFEMGISYYGRTYEEGKKIKAKDGLRAFYCIFHYNAPTAPMPIQFLIYLLIGGLSALFNLFLFLGTLALGWTAPLSAATAYVAAAGMNYLLCIALLFRHKARWNSLMELAVYCLIVILVGVLDVGLTHVLLLSGMAPWLAKSAASVAGLILNFLGRKYFVFPQPSAGPWKSRPGPGG